The following nucleotide sequence is from Penaeus monodon isolate SGIC_2016 chromosome 29, NSTDA_Pmon_1, whole genome shotgun sequence.
NNNNNNNNNNNNNNNNNNNNNNNNNNNNNNNNNNNNNNNNNNNNNNNNNNNNNNNNNNNNNNNNCTAccgctttatattatattatatataaacgctTTTCGTCTTTAATCTTTATCGTTTGTAATAAAATTATGCTGTTGGGTTCCGTAGTCTTTTTTTACGGGACGTATGAACTGCAATACAATTATTATAAGTAGAAGGAATCCCATATAAAAGCCTGTGTACAcagattatatgtgtatgtgcgtatatacagATAGGGATATTGTgattactgtgtgtgtttgtttgtttagggtTGAGTACGCGCACGTATGgtggtgtatgtgtagtatgGATTTGttcatgtatttgtttgtatgagtgtatatatatgttacgatACGTCTGTATTTGTaagaatatatctattatttttatttagattataaaaaaaacaagaactttaGAAAATGTTGCATATTTTTCAGGCTAAAAGATATCACGTAAGTCAccgatgattaaaataattcgtTGCATCAAATTTCcatgtataatattaaatgtttgaACGTTGCGTATTTCGAATGACTCTCGGACGAACTCNNNNNNNNNNNNNNNNNNNNNNNGGATCAGAAAATCTCCATAAAACTACTAATTGTCCGCCATGATTTAAAACACAATTAAAATTTCAAGCATATTTGTGGGTCCTGCAGGCTATATCTTTTGCATTATTAGatgcataatgataatttttCCTCCCCTGAATCNNNNNNNNNNNNNNNNNNNNNNNNNNNNNNNNNNNNNNNNNNgaaaaagggggggagagattttttttctctccatatccCGAGGATCTAGGCGGNNNNNNNNNNNNNNNNNNNNNNNNNNNNNNNNNNcaaataatttattttgaaaGATTTCGCCGCGGATGGAAACGTTAGCGCGCGGTTCCATCATTTTGACATTTATATGATTAACATGAAGGAAATTNNNNNNNNNNNNNNNNNNNNNNNNNNNNNNNNNNNNNNNNNNNNNNNNNNNNNNNNNNNNNNNNNNNNNNNNNNNNNNNNNNNNNNNNNNNNNNNNNNNNNNNNNNNNNNNNNNNNNNNNNNNNNNNNNNNNNNNNNNNNNNNNNNNNNNNNNNNNNNNNNNNNNNNNNNNNNNNNNNNNNNNNNNNNNNNNNNNNNNNNNNNNNNNNNNNNNNNNNNNNNNNNNNNNNNNNNNNNNNNNNNNNNNNNNNNNNNNNNNNNNNNNNNNNNNNNNNNNNNNNNNNNNNNNNNNNNNNNNNNNNNNNNNNNNNNNNNNNNNNNNNNNNNNNNNNNNNNNNNNNNNNNNNNNNNNNNNNNNNNNNNNNNNNNNNNNNNNNNNNNNNNNNNNNNNNNNNNNNNNNNNNNNNNNNNNNNNNNNNNNNNNNNNNNNNNNNNNNNNNNNNNNNNNNNNNNNNNNNNNNNNNNNNNNNNNNNNNNNNNNNNNNNNNNNNNNNNNNNNNNNNNNNNNNNNNNNNNNNNNNNNNNNNNNNNNNNNNNNNNNNNNNNNNNNNNNNNNNNNNNNNNNNNNNNNNNNNNNNNNNNNNNNNNNNNNNNNNNNNNNNNNNNNNNNNNNNNNNNNNNNNNNNNNNNNNNNNNNNNNNNNNNNNNNNNNNNNNNNNNNNNNNNNNNNNNNNNNNNNNNNNNNNNNNNNNNNNNNNNNNNNNNNNNNNCAATTAAGTGattatgagaatgagagaggaagatatacgtccacaattaaaaatttaatgaaagaaaTTGTCGCAAACCGCAGAATCGAGATTTTAGTTGTGTATCGGTACTGGAATTATTGTATAGNNNNNNNNNNNNNNNNNNNNNNNNNNNNNNNNNNNNNNNNNNNNNNNNNNNNNNNNNNNNNNNNNNNNNNNNNNNNNNNNNNNNNNNNNNNNNNNNNNNNNNNNNNNNNNNNNNNNNNNNNNNNNNNNNNNNNNNNNNNNNNNNNNNNNNNNNNNNNNNNNNNNNNNNNNNNNNNNNNNNNNNNNNNNNNNNNNNNNNNNNTTATATTTGTTCGGGAATTATCGTATTTGTTGGGTATTGTTGCCATTGCGTTCGGTGCAACTGCGCGGACTTTTAAGGTTTCAGATACGTAAAACAGTAGCGANNNNNNNNNNNNNNNNNNNNNNNNNNNNNNNNNNNNNNNNNNNNNNNNNNNNNNNNNNNNNNNNNNNNNNNNNNNNNNNNNNNgggtgagtttttttttcggggggggggggcgtttctcTTAACCTCAaatttctccttttcgttttctctcgcttttcgttcttactttattttcttctNNNNNNNNNNNNNNNNNNNNNNNNNNNNNNNNNNNNNNNNNNNNNNNNNNNNNNNNNNNNNNNNNNNNNNNNNNNNNNNNNNNNNNNNNNNNNNNNNNNNNNNNNNNNNNNNNNNNNNNNNNNNNNNNNNNNNNNNNNNNNNNNNNNNNNNNNNNNNNNNNNNNNNNNNNNNNNNNNNNNNNNNNNNNNNNNNNNNNNNNNNNNNNNNNNNNNNNNNNNNNNNNNNNNNNNNNNNNNNNNNNNNNNNNNNNNNNNNNNNNNNNNNNNNNNNNNNNNNNNNNNNNNNNNNNNNNNNNNNNNNNNNNNNNNNNNNNNNNNNNNNNNNNNNNNNTTCCTTCATTACGTCTTCACCCCTTTCAATCCTTCCCTCTTCGCATTTTTCTCCCTGTCTTCGCTGTTTCATCGTGTTACTCATGTTGTCTCCTTGTCCGTTCTTcgattttctccctcttcctgNNNNNNNNNNNNNNNNNNNNNNNNNNNNNNNNNNNNNNNNNNNNNNNNNNNNNNNNNNNNNNNNNNNNNNNNNCTCCTCTNNNNNNNNNNNNNNNNNNNNNNNNNNNNNNNNNNNTCACCACCACAATCCCCCCGACtaatcctccccttttctccccaacAGATTAGGTCTTATGAGCCAAATGACAGCGCTAGCGGCTCGGCACCCTTTGCTCTCCCTGTACCCAGACCTGGCGAACGTGCCCCCTACCTCACACATGTCACCTCTGGCGGGTATGGGCGTGCCCCTGCCCACAAAGACCCCTTGGTACCCGCCGTGGGCATTGCCACCCCTCGCTGCCCTCGCCTCCGTCAGGGAAAAGGAAGCAGGTAGGTTGGTTATTTCNNNNNNNNNNNNNNNNNNNNTTTCACATAGGGTTAAGGAGCGTTGTTGAGAATGTggtggggattggggggaggggagtacatACNNNNNNNNNNNNNNNNNNNNNNNNNNNNNNNNNNNNNNNNNNNNNNNNNNNNNNNNNNNNNNNNNNNNNNNNNNNNNNNNNNNNNNNNNNNNNNNNNNNNNNNNNNNNNNNNNNNNNNNAATGTTAATACTGCTGCAGTTACTAGtcccatcataaaaaaaatatatcattattgctatattcgCAATACTGATATCCCGAGTGAAAGTGATATTGAGACAGGTCTACCATTCCGAATAAAAAATGCAGTNNNNNNNNNNNNNNNNNNNNNNNNNNNNNNNNNNNNNNNNNNNNNNNNNNNNNNNNNNNNNNNNNNNNNNNNNNNNNNNNNNNNNNNNNNNNNNNNNNNNNNNNNNNNNNNNNNNNNNNNNNNNNNNNNNNNNNNNNNNNNNNNNNNNNNNNNNNNNNNNNNNNNNNNNNNNNNNNNNNNNNNNNNNNNNNNNNNNNNNNNNNNNNNNNNNNNNNNNNNNNNNNNNNNNNNNNNNNNNNNNNNNNNNNNNNNNNNNNNNNNNNNNNNNNNNNNNNNNNNNNNNNNNNNNNNNNNNNNNNNNNNNNNNNNNNNNNNNNNNNNNNNNNNNNNNNNNNNNNNNNNNNNNNNNNNNNNNNNNNNNNNNNNNNNNNNNNNNNNNNNNNNNNNNNNNNNNNNNNNNNNNNNNNNNNNNNNNNNNNNNNNNNNNNNNNNNNNNNNNNNNNNNNNNNNNNNNNNNNNNNNNNNNNNNNNNNNNNNNNNNNNNNNNNNNNNNNNNNNNNNNNNNNNNNNNNNNNNNNNNNNNNNNNNNNNNNNNNNNNNNNNNNNNNNNNNNNNNNNNNNNNNNNNNNNNNNNNNNNNNNNNNNNNNNNNNNNNNNNNNNNNNNNNNNNNNNNNNNNNNNNNNNNNNNNNNNNNNNNNNNNNNNNNNNNNNNNNNNNNNNNNNNNNNNNNNNNNNNNNNNNNNNNNNNNNNNNNNNNNNNNNNNNNNNNNNNNNNNNNNNNNNNNNNNNNNNNNNNNNNNNNNNNNNNNNNNNNNNNNNNNNNTAAATGATGCCATTAGCGGACAAAGGTCTTAAGGGCAGATTTATATGATATTGTTCGAATCAAATTcatgatgattatttaatattcatNNNNNNNNNNNNNNNNNNNNNNNNNNNNNNNNNNNNNNNNNNNNNNNNNAAGTTGTCAGTtatcgtgttattgttattgataaactTTATCGAGTttcgttgtttatttgtttatttggagtagagatgatagtgaagataatagtaattctaGATTTGGTTGCCAGTTGcggtttttaatatcattattgtatttagtCTCATCTCACGTACTAATGTTACGNNNNNNNNNNNNNNNNNNNNNNNNNNNNNNNNNNNNNNNNNNNNNNNNNNNNNNNNNNNNNNNNNNNNNNNNNNNNNNNNNNNNNNNNNNNNNNNNNNNNNNNNNNNNNNNNNNNNNNNNNNNNNNNNNNNNNNNNNNNNNNNNNNNNNNNNNNNNNACGCCACCTtacttattatcttcatttttattgtttattatcaccgTTNNNNNNNNNNNNNNNNNNNNNNNNNNNNNNNNNNNNNNNNNNNNNNNNNNNNNNNNNNNNNNNATTTTATTTGTATACGtgtttatgaatatgtgtgtgtNNNNNNNNNNNNNNNNNNNNNNNNNNNNNNNNNNNNNNNNNNNNNNNNNNNNNNNNNNNTGTTTGCGAATAAGAGTGATCAGCAATAGACCAATATTTTATGCGCCGTCCACGTCCTGATACCGTGCTCCCCAACCGCCTCCTTTCGTCAGTTTTAAAACGAACTGAAAAGGGAATCCATTTTTAACGATTNNNNNNNNNNNNNNNNNNNNNNNNNNGTTTAAGTAATGCTCGGATTTTGTGAACGTAGTGNNNNNNNNNNNNNNNNNNNNNNNNNNNNNNNNNNNNNNNNNNNNNNNNNNNNNNNNNNNNNNNNNNNNNNNNNNNNNNNNNNNNNNNNNNNNNNNNNNNNNNNNNNNNNNNNNNNNNNNNNNNNNNNNNNNNNNNNNNNNNNNNNNNNNNNNNNNNNNNNNNNNCNNNNNNNNNNNNNNNNNNNNNNNNNNNNNNNNNNNNNNNNNNNNNNNNNNNNNNNNNNNNNNNNNNNNNNNNNNNNNNNNNNNNNNNNNNNNNNNNNNNNNNNNNNNNNNNNNNNNNNNNNNNNNNNNNNNNTTACGCTAAGAAGCAATTGAGCGAAAAACCTGAGGTGTGCAAGATcgcaacaacaacaggaaatgCAACATCCGCCAGTTGCAtgaattagcaaaaaaaaaaaaacgttataaaaTACGCAGATGAATAGATCGTCATGATAAACGCAATTACTAATACGTAATAATcgaccaaaataataaaaataatatttaacaaaaaattatgttttttttttctatttcgaagTTTtgtagtgattaaaaaaaaagtgttaataaaaataactgaattATAAAGCAATGGAATAacactaatagaaataataatgaatggaaTAAAGTTAGTTAACGTAAAACATTCATCTAAAGCAAGAATACGTATTTGATTGGACATAAGGTTTGCAAACGATAAATTTATATAGTGCTGATATTGTGTTACGGGTCGGAGATAATCTAACATAAATATAGACAATTTTCAAGNNNNNNNNNNNNNNNNNNNNNNNNNNNNNNNNNNNNNNNNNNNNNNNNNNNNNNNNNNNNNNNNNNNNNNNNNNNNNNNNNNNNNNNNNNNNNNNNNNNNNNNNNNNNNNNNNNNNNNNNNNNNNNNNNNNgttgttgttttttttttttttNNNNNNNNNNNNNNNNNNNNNNNNNNNNNNNNNNNNNNNNNNNNNNNNNNNNNCGCGCGCGCGTTGATAATtacatgtgatatatagatatatgtctccATACCTATCTGAATAAGCATACTTTATACGTACGAAATGCATGTCACACACCCCTGTACCTGTATATCTCTCACCTTGGTTATTCAAGAACCCGAATtgcagttctgttttttttttcaattttggctTCACTACACTTAACGCACGACGAGgcagaaggaacgagagagagagagaaaaaaaagaaatagacgtTTTTATCCCAACAGGAAAATAGCAACTGTTCAGTCCTGTGCCATTTAATATCGCTCTCCCGGTCTCGTTTATCCATTCCATCACAGAGAAATGTGTTCAGGGTTTGNNNNNNNNNNNNNNNNNNNNNNNNNNNNNNNNNNNNNNNNNNNNNNNNNNNNNNNNNNNNNNNNNNNNNNNNNNNNNNNNNNNNNNNNNNNNNNNNNNNNNNNNNNNNNNNNNNNNNNNNNNNNNNNNNNNNNNNNNNNNNNNNNNNNNNNNNNNNNNNNNNNNNNNNNNNNNNNNNNNNNNNNNNNNNNNNNNNNNNNNNNNNNNNNNNNNNNNNNNNNNNNNNNNNNNNNNNNNNNNNNNNNNNNNNNNNNNNNNNNNNNNNNNNNNNNNNNNNNNNNNNNNNNNNNNNNNNNNNNNNNNNNNNNNNNNNNNNNNNNNNNNNNNNNNNNNNNNNNNNNNNNNNNNNNNNNNNNNNNNNNNNNNNNNNNNNNNNNNNNNNNNNNNNNNNNNNNNNNNNNNNNNNNNNNNNNNNNNNNNNNNNNNNNNNNNNNNNNNNNNNNNNNNNNNNNNNNNNNNNNNNNNNNNNNNNNNNNNNNNNNNNNNNNNNNNNNNNNNNNNNNNNNNNNNNNNNNNNNNNNNNNNNNNNNNNNNNNNNNNNNNNNNNNNNNNNNNNNNNNNNNNNNNNNNNNNNNNNNNNNNNNNNNNNNNNNNNNNNNNNNNNNNNNNNNNNNNNNNNNNNNNNNNNNNNNNNNNNNNNNNNNNNNNNNNNNNNNNNNNNNNNNNNNNNNNNNNNNNNNNNNNNNNNNNNNNNNNNNNNNNNNNNNNNNNNNNNNNNNNNNNNNNGCATGTAAGCTTCATCTTCCCTCTTGTTAGGTTTTCGCCCTCGCCGTCCCTCCTCCTGTTTGACTTCAATCAAGGAAATCGCTGGCTTCAAAGACTCACACAAACGGTACGCTCAGACATCAAGAAATCAGTTTTGTCTGATTTTAATGCACCTTCAAACNNNNNNNNNNNNNNNNNNNNNNNNNNNNNNNNNNNNNNNNNNNNNNNNNNNNNNNNNNNNNNNNNNNNNNNNNNNNNNNNNNNNNNNNNNNNNNNNNNNNNNNNNNNNNNNNNNNNNNNNNNNNNNNNNNNNNNNNNNNNNNNNNNNNNNNNNNNNNNNNNNNNNNNNNNNNNNNNNNNNNNNNNNNNNNNNNNNNNNNNNNNNNNNNNNNNNNNNNNNNNNNNNNNNNNNNNNNNNNNNNNNNNNNNNNNNNNNNNNNNNNNNNNNNNNNNNNNNTTCTCCGAGTCGTTTCATTGAGATTGGATGGCCAAAATAAAACTCCCGCTTCGCTATTTTCCCTGACACTTTTCATTCGGTGAGTCGGCCAACTTTTGATGTGTCAATTTAGAAATGGTCCGAGACTGCAGTGATGGCAATTTCCGCAAGATCGNNNNNNNNNNNNNNNNNNNNNNNNNNNNNNNNNNNNNNNNNNNNNNNNNNNNNNNNNNNNNNNNNNNNNNNNNNNNNNNNNNNNNNNNNNNNNNNNNNNNNNNNNNNNNNNNNNNNNNNNNNNNNNNNNNNNNNNNNNNNNNNNNNNNNNNNNNNNNNNNNNNNNNNNNNNNNNNNNNNNNNNNNNNNNNNNNNNNNNNNNNNNNNNNNNNNNNNNNNNNNNNNNNNNNNNNNNNNNNNNNNNNNNNNNNNNNNNNNNNNNNNNNNNNNNNNNNNNNNNNNNNNNNNNNNNNNNNNNNNNNNNNNNNNNNNNNNNNNNNNNNNNNNNNNNNNNNNNNNNNNNNNNNNNNNNNNNNNNNNNNNNNNNNNNNNNNNNNNNNNNNNNNNNNNNNNNNNNNNNNNNNNNNNNNNNNNNNNNNNNNNNNNNNNNNNNNNNNNNNNNNNNNNNNNNNNATTCAAACAAACTAGTGAAAGAAATTAGGGACGCGAGAATTAATGATGAAGATATTTAGACGTATGTGAGCGTTGATGATTTTGCAGAGATGAAAAGCTAAAAGAAACGCGGATTTCTAAGCGGCAATACGTCACTTAGGAATGAAATGTTATGCCAGTCTAGTTTCATATGTGTGGGAAAAGGGTGTTTGNNNNNNNNNNNNNNNNNNNNNNNNNNNNNNNNNNNNNNNNNNNNNNNNNNNNNNNNNNNNNNNNNNNNNNNNNNNNNNNNNNNNNNNNNNNNNNNNNNNNNNNNNNNNNNNNNNNNNNNNNNNNNNNNNNNNNNNNNNNNNNNNNNNNNNNNNNNNNNNNNNNNNNNNNNNNNNNNNNNNNNNNNNNNNNNNNNNNNNNNNNNNNNNNNNNNNNNNNNNNNNNNNNNNNNNNNNNNNNNNNNNNNNNNNNNNNNNNNNNNNNNNNNNNNNNNNNNNNNNNNNNNNNNNNNNNNNNNNNNNNNNNNNNNNNNNNNNNNNNNNNNNNNNNNNNNNNNNNNNNNNNNNNNNNNNNNNNNNNNNNNNNNNNNNNNNNNNNNNNNNNNNNNNNNNNNNNNNNNNNNNttgcatatatatgtatcagaggCTATATTCGTGCAATGCCTACGtcaatatgattttatttatgtaacgcttatttaataaatataaacgaATGACTAGAAGTAGcttgataagaaagagaaaatagctgTACAGGAAGTAATAATCTGCACTTGcactgcttccccctccccctccccctcccccaacttctCCCtatacccctcctccaccccttcaaatatccttccctccgtccccatACATTTCATACTCCCTTTTctgtccctccaccccctccttttgcCCCTGCGCCCCCCTGCTCtgccccttcactccctcctccgcccctccccccccacgtcGACGATAAAAGTGGCTATTTGACATAATGTGAAAACAAGAAGGAAGCTCTCGAGCGCTCATCTCCCGCAGCCTCCGCTACGGGAGACCTTATCAGCCGCCGCCAAGAACGAACAGGAAATGATTCCTCGCGGCGACGACCCTCGATGCTGTCGCCTCTTAATGAATATCTACGAAAGGAAAAGAATCATTTCTAGAGCGTTCCGTCAGTGGGCGTCGTGTGTCTAGCGGTGGGCGAGCGGTAGCGCGTCGGTTGGTTAGCGCTATGTAGCGGTTTTGGGGAGCGATTCGCAGTAAGCGGGTTGGGGTTTTCTCTGCGTATTAGAGATGGCAGATAGAAGACGCGGCCACGTTGCTTTGCTCGCTATCTGAGGNNNNNNNNNNNNNNNNNNNNNNNNNNNNNNNNNNNNNNNNNNNNNNNNNNNNNNNNNNNNNNNNNNNNNNNNNNNNNNNNNNNNNNNNNNNNNNNNNNNNNNNNNNTATCATTCCAGTCAACTCATTACACTCTCCTCAGTCTTAAAGACACANNNNNNNNNNNNNNNNNNNNNNNNNNNNNNNNactattaaaatattaaatcataGTTTATATTTgccgaaaaaaaatgagagacgtaaagaaaagaagcaaaaaattaTCACGCACATTCATTAAGGATTATCATTCAGGTGGAAGCAGATGAGCATGAATTGCAGTTTTGAATTCCCTAAATGCCACTCTGACATCAAAGCGATAGTATTGTGGAGCATACGATCAAAAGACAGTTTCCTCTTTTTGAATTTTGGCGCCTTTTCCTTTGGCGTGCCTCCCACAGCGTGTGATTGGCGAACAATGGGCACTTACGCGGATTAATCCTAGTAATGGCAGCCCCTCCGCGTCCGTTTGCCTTCCCAGACGGCTTCGACAGCGACGCACGCCTTTTTCCGCGGTATTCGTTTCCTTTTCGCGCGATTTGAGTGACGTCACGGTCGAAAGAGGCGAACATTATGATTCTAGAGTGGTAGGTCGTGATTAGAAGTCGGTGGGGAGCTAAATGAGCGCCCCAATCGCGAGGCCGAAGTCGACGCCGCGACCGAACAATGGGGAGGATTGTGTTACATTGGAGAGATTTGACGAAGAGCTGTTTAAACTACTACCTCTGTCTCGGATTGAAAGCTGTTCGAATCCGATGTTTCGCTTGGCGCTCGTGGGTGTACGCGTGTGTCGAACATCGGTAATTGACACGGACGAACATCGACNNNNNNNNNNNNNNNNNNNNNNNNNNNNNNNNNNNNNNNNCTTTCCCATCGCGTTCGGAAACGTGGAAACGCGCCTGTACTTTTGCTGGCGCGCGATAGAGATTCGCTGTAATCAGACATTTTCAGGTGGATTAAAGCCTTGGCCCGTAAGAATACGAACGCAGCTTGTACCAAAGTAAGGTGCATTTAATATTTGATGAGCTCGTATTACGCCAAAGNNNNNNNNNNNNNNNNNNNNNNNNNNNNNNNNNNNNNNNNNNNNNNNNNNNNNNNGGTGGAGTGTCTCCCGTAATGCAGATCTTTGCCTGGGGAAATGTTTATATGCATTTTCCCCGAAGCAACTTCACTTCCTCCATAAAAAAACGCTAATGTAGGAAAAGCACAGTCAATTGAGTGAATGCAATAATAGtcgctaataaaaaaaatataaaaaaagcattTATCGAAagtattcttcgttttttttttNNNNNNNNNNNNNNNNNNNNNNNNNNNNNNNNNNNNNNNNNNNNNNNNNNNNNNNNNNNNNNNNNNNNNNNNNNNNNNNNNNNNNNNNNNNNNNNNNNNNNNNNNNNNNNNNNNNNNNNNNNNNNNNNNNNNNNNNNNNNNNNNNNNNNNNNNNNNNNNNNNNNNNNNNNNNNNNNNNNNNNNNNNNNNNNNNNNNNNNNNNNNNNNNNNNNNNNNNNNNNNNNNNNNNNNNNNNNNNNNNCCAGTTGTTCTATTATCTGCAAGAGGGAACGAGTGATGCTGCTCATATGCAAATCACGTAAAACGCGGTCTCTCTATTGTCCGTCCCACAACACCACCATACAAAAGGCCAGAGAGGGGCGGGCAACAGAGGAAgagattgggggaaggggaagNNNNNNNNNNNNNNNNNNNNNNNNNNNNNNNNNNNNNNNNNNNNNNNNNNNNNNNNNNNNNNNNNNNNNNNNNNNNNNNNNNNNNNNNNNNNNNNNNNNNNNNNNNNNNNNNNNNNNNNNNNNNNNNNNNNNNNNNNNNNNNNNNNNNNNNNNNNNNNNNNNNNNNNNNNNNNNNNNNNNNNNNNNNNNNNNNNNNNNNNNNNNNNNNNNNNNNNNNNNNNNNNNNNNNNNNNNNNNNNNNNNNNNNNNNNNNNNNNNNNNNNNNNNNNNNNNNNNNNNNNNNNNNNNNNNNNNNNNNNNNNNNNNNNNGTAAGGTggaagagtggggaagggggaatcgAGAGGAGAGGCCATAGgttgagagagataaggaagaaatgaaatgaagtttaggatggaggagggagaatgaataGGGAAGAGGTGTTCGATGTAAAAAGGATGAAATGAGAGGAgagtagaaaggagggagagaggagagtgttcGTGTTAAAGAGATGANNNNNNNNNNNNNNNNNNNNNNNNNNNNNNNNNNNNNNNNNNNNNNNNNNNNNNNNNNNNNNNNNNNNNNNNNNNNNNNNNNNNNNNNNttacaaaataatgaaaagaacatttttttttcttttcctttttttgcaagcGTTGTCAAATTACAACATATAAACAAAGGCAACGTTTTATGTTAACATTTGAATCTTTGTTGACTTCTAACGTCTCTCTTTCAGTGTTTATTAATCGGACgtcttatttttttgctttttgtttttcgtctttgTTATCACAACTGCCATTCCATCGATTTTTGCTTCTGCTTCTGTTGTGACTGACTTTCATTTTTATCTGCCTGCACTCATTCcccttttgtttgttattttttattgttacgcCGTTTGAGCGCCTGTGTGCGCATTTCCCCTCCATTATTTCGGCCCGTGATTCCCGCAGCGTTTTGTTGCTTTCGCTTGCCGTGTTTGGCCGCGAGTGCTAAGACCGCCTTTCTGTTGCAGGCTCTCCGCCCGCAGGCCCCGGAAGCCCCCTGAGCGAGGCGCCCGTCGAGGTGGTNNNNNNNNNNNNNNNNNNNNNNNNNNNNNNNNNNNNNNNNNNNNNNNNNNNNNNNNNNNNNNNNNNNNNNNNNNNNNNNNNNNNNNNNNNNNNNNNNNNNNNNNNNNNAGTGGCCAGCAGCGGCGCCNNNNNNNNNNNNNNNNNNNNNNNNNNNNNNNNNNNNNNNNNNNNNNNNNNNNNNNNNNNNNNNNNNNNNGTGTTCTCGCGGTCGCAGGTGTTCCAGCTGGAGAGCACCTTCGACATGAAGCGCTACCTGTCGTCGTCGGAGCGCGCGGGGCTGGCGGCGTCGCTGCACCTGACGGAGACGCAGGTCAAGATCTGGTTCCAGAACCGCCGCAACAAGTGGAAGCGGCAGCTGGCGGCCGAGCTGGAGGCCGCCAACATGGCGCATGCGGCGCAGCGCCTGGTCCGCGTGCCCATCCTGTACCACGACGGCTCCACCTCGGGCGTGGAGGCCGCCCAcacgccgcccgcgccgcccccgACCTCCAGCTTGCCCCCGCAGCCCTCCCTGCCGCCCTACTCCCTCTACTACCCGCCCGTCTCCTCCAACTACACCACCACCGTGCAGGCGCCCACGCCCGTCAGACCCACGCTCTCGTCCCTCGTGTAGAGacgcccttccttctccctctcgccttgctcctcccctctctctcccctctcccgctcctcccGATGCTGTCCCCCCACCTTCGTCGGGGCGCCTNNNNNNNNNNNNNNNNNNNNNNNNNNNNNNNNNNCGCAGAAGGAAAGGGACTCTGGCTGCGGCGACGCAGACGGCCGCCGGCGTCTTGTGATTGTCCTCGAGTGACGCCCAGCGCNNNNNNNNNNNNNNNNNNNNNNNNNNNNNNNNNNNNNNNNNNNNNNNNNNNACACAAAATCAAGCAGCGTTGAGCTATCTACATCATTTACACAGAGAACCTTCTTGTACAGATGTACTTCGCGGCGAAGTGTACAAAANNNNNNNNNNNNNNNNNNNNNNNNNNNNNNNNGCGTGTGGACGAAACTGCAGAGCGGTTTTGccaaaggtgattttttttctttctatctcgaATGGTTAACCCGAGTGTATATATACGGGACACTAGAAAAAAGGAGACCCACGATTGGTGGCGTACCCAGTGTGGTGCTAGTCTTGGtggcccccccccttcgccccctttccctaccccccccccatcgctcCCGGCCCAGGAGCTCTCCCTACGCACACATATCTTACTCGGATCATGAANNNNNNNNNNNNNNNNNNNNNNNNNNNNNNNNNNNNNNNNNNNNNNNNNNNNNNNNNNNNNNNNNNNNNNNNNNNNNNNNNNNNNNNNNNNNNNNNNNNNNNNNNNNNNGGATGGACCCGACACCTCAATATTGGGCTTcgtttcccacacagattatagACAAGGGTTGCTGCTGCTGTGTGTGAACCTTACAatacttcataaaaaaatattatttaaaaaaactaaaaaaaaaaaagagtcga
It contains:
- the LOC119591728 gene encoding LOW QUALITY PROTEIN: uncharacterized protein LOC119591728 (The sequence of the model RefSeq protein was modified relative to this genomic sequence to represent the inferred CDS: inserted 1 base in 1 codon), with the translated sequence MSAPSASPPARSSDSGASSPKTSSPPSHKSFSISSILSRDDPKKEVSSEPPFAFSHQHDALAARLGLMSQMTALAARHPLLSLYPDLANVPPTSHMSPLAGMGVPLPTKTPWYPPWALPPLAALASVREKEAGSPPAGPGSPLSEAPVEVVXXXXXXXXXXXXXXXXXXXXXXXXXXXXXXXXXXXXVASSGAXXXXXXXXXXXXXXXXXXXXXXXXVLAVAGVPAGEHLRHEALPVVVGARGAGGVAAPDGDAGQDLVPEPPQQVEAAAGGRAGGRQHGACGAAPGPRAHPVPRRLHLGRGGRPHAARAAPDLQLAPAALPAALLPLLPARLLQLHHHRAGAHARQTHALVPRVETPFLLPLALLLPSLSPLPLLPMLSPHLRRASFTRSASLGEDMEVSAIQVLTPS